A single genomic interval of Lysobacter avium harbors:
- a CDS encoding ABC transporter permease: protein MNKQRLWNLLTIVLLVTGLAAWIALPWWGLLALAVTLAGWLVLTRSGRLSLAATRIGISSLPQRWGASSVIIVGIAGVVGVLVAMLAMGEGFKATLQATGSDDTAIILRGGSQAETNSVILRDQVPLVSSLPGIARDAQGKPLLTAELSQVVALKARSDGSDSNAQLRGVGEEAWQVRPGVRLVEGRRFRPGLQELVVGQGAQSQFRGLDVGSTLEFANQQWAVVGKFASGDAYDSELWGDAQTIASTYRRNAFQSITVRTEGADGFQRLKAAMDADPRLKLDVETTRSYYRKQSGQLSTLINVLGTVIGAIMAVGAVFGALNTMYAAVAGRAREIATMRAIGFRSLPVVLAVMLETMLLALLGGVLGGLIAWAIFNGYTVSTLGNNFSQVVFQFKVSPQLLWTGLKWALGIGLVGGLFPALRAARLPVTVALRDG from the coding sequence GTGAACAAGCAGCGCTTGTGGAACCTGCTCACCATCGTACTGCTGGTGACCGGATTGGCAGCATGGATCGCGCTGCCCTGGTGGGGCCTGCTCGCCCTGGCGGTCACGCTGGCGGGGTGGCTTGTCCTGACCCGCAGCGGGCGGCTGTCCCTTGCGGCGACGCGGATCGGCATTTCCAGCCTGCCGCAGCGGTGGGGCGCGTCCTCGGTGATCATCGTCGGCATCGCCGGGGTGGTCGGCGTACTGGTGGCGATGCTGGCGATGGGCGAAGGCTTCAAGGCGACGCTGCAGGCCACCGGGAGCGATGACACCGCCATCATCCTGCGCGGCGGCTCACAGGCGGAAACCAACTCGGTCATCCTGCGCGACCAGGTGCCTCTGGTGTCCAGCCTGCCCGGGATCGCCCGCGACGCGCAGGGCAAACCGTTGCTGACCGCCGAACTGTCCCAGGTTGTCGCACTGAAGGCGCGATCCGACGGCAGCGATTCGAACGCGCAGCTGCGCGGCGTCGGCGAGGAGGCCTGGCAGGTGCGCCCGGGTGTTCGCCTGGTGGAAGGCCGCAGGTTCCGGCCGGGACTGCAGGAGCTGGTGGTGGGCCAGGGAGCGCAATCGCAGTTCCGCGGCTTGGACGTCGGCAGCACTCTGGAGTTCGCCAACCAGCAGTGGGCCGTGGTCGGCAAGTTCGCCTCCGGAGATGCCTACGATTCAGAGTTGTGGGGCGACGCGCAGACCATCGCCTCGACCTACCGGCGCAATGCCTTCCAGTCGATCACCGTGCGCACCGAGGGTGCGGACGGCTTCCAGCGCCTCAAGGCGGCGATGGACGCCGACCCGCGCCTGAAGCTCGACGTGGAGACCACCCGCAGCTACTACCGCAAGCAGTCCGGCCAGCTGAGCACGCTGATCAACGTGCTCGGAACGGTGATCGGCGCGATCATGGCGGTCGGTGCGGTGTTCGGCGCGCTCAACACGATGTACGCCGCGGTCGCCGGCCGCGCGCGCGAGATCGCGACCATGCGTGCGATCGGCTTCCGCAGCCTGCCCGTCGTGCTCGCCGTCATGCTGGAAACGATGCTGCTGGCGCTGCTGGGCGGCGTGTTGGGTGGGCTGATCGCCTGGGCGATCTTCAACGGCTACACGGTGTCCACGCTGGGCAACAACTTCAGCCAGGTGGTGTTCCAGTTCAAGGTCTCGCCGCAGTTGCTGTGGACCGGCCTGAAATGGGCGCTGGGCATCGGCCTGGTGGGCGGCCTGTTCCCGGCATTGCGGGCCGCGCGCCTGCCGGTGACGGTCGCGTTGCGCGACGGCTGA
- a CDS encoding efflux RND transporter periplasmic adaptor subunit — translation MTESAELLKSLKIDRSAPPEPRKRWPWLVAAAVLLVLILAAGFFLRGQGGVEVRTAPAVAMSSGSAAVLDATGYVVARRMATVSSKITGKVREVMIEEGQQVQAGEIMATLDPVDANAERRLARAQLAAARSQINAAQAQSREAAANAGRLQALARQQLVSAAQYDQAVAERDALRSQLQTAQRNAQVAADRLAIADNGVDNTVVRAPFAGVVIAKAAQPGEIISPLSAGGGFTRTGIGTIVDMDSLEVEVDVGEAYIGRVTPKMPIEAVLNAYPDWRIPGSVIAIIPTADRGKATVKVRVALDEKDPRIVPDMGVRVSFMEKAGEEAPPGVRVPAAAVASRDGKDVVFVLGEDDSVEQRAVEAGITTGSDRQVLAGLTAGETVVLDPPPELTHGDRVTLQKDAPQ, via the coding sequence ATGACTGAGTCGGCCGAGCTGCTCAAGTCGCTCAAGATCGACCGTTCGGCTCCGCCGGAGCCACGGAAACGGTGGCCGTGGCTGGTCGCGGCCGCGGTGCTGCTGGTGCTGATCCTCGCTGCCGGGTTCTTCCTGCGCGGCCAGGGCGGTGTCGAGGTACGCACCGCGCCCGCGGTGGCGATGTCCAGCGGCAGCGCGGCGGTGCTGGATGCCACCGGTTACGTGGTCGCCCGCCGGATGGCTACCGTATCCTCCAAGATCACCGGCAAGGTTCGCGAGGTGATGATCGAGGAAGGCCAGCAGGTTCAGGCCGGGGAGATCATGGCCACCCTGGATCCCGTCGATGCCAATGCCGAGCGCCGCCTGGCCCGCGCCCAGCTCGCCGCCGCGCGCAGCCAGATCAACGCCGCCCAGGCGCAGTCGCGCGAAGCTGCCGCCAATGCCGGCCGGCTGCAGGCGCTGGCGCGGCAGCAACTGGTGTCGGCCGCGCAGTACGACCAGGCCGTCGCCGAGCGCGACGCCTTGCGCTCGCAACTGCAGACTGCTCAGCGCAACGCACAGGTCGCCGCCGACCGCCTGGCCATCGCCGACAACGGCGTGGACAACACCGTGGTCCGCGCACCGTTCGCCGGCGTGGTGATCGCCAAGGCGGCCCAGCCCGGCGAGATTATCTCGCCGCTGTCGGCCGGCGGCGGCTTCACCCGCACCGGCATCGGCACCATCGTCGACATGGACTCGCTGGAGGTGGAGGTGGATGTCGGCGAGGCCTACATCGGCCGGGTGACGCCGAAAATGCCGATCGAGGCCGTGCTCAACGCCTACCCGGACTGGCGCATTCCCGGCTCGGTGATCGCGATCATCCCCACCGCCGACCGCGGCAAGGCGACGGTGAAGGTGCGCGTTGCGCTGGACGAGAAGGACCCGCGGATCGTGCCCGACATGGGCGTGCGGGTCAGCTTCATGGAAAAGGCCGGCGAGGAGGCGCCGCCGGGGGTGCGCGTGCCGGCGGCGGCAGTGGCGAGCCGGGACGGCAAGGACGTCGTCTTCGTGCTGGGTGAGGATGACTCGGTCGAACAGCGGGCCGTGGAAGCCGGAATCACCACCGGCAGCGACCGCCAGGTGCTCGCCGGTCTGACGGCCGGGGAGACCGTGGTGCTGGATCCACCCCCCGAGCTCACCCACGGGGACAGGGTGACGCTGCAAAAGGACGCACCGCAATGA
- a CDS encoding HAD family hydrolase: protein MSFPVRAITLDLDDTIWPIAPAIVGAEAALEAWMAANAPRAARMWPPRERQRLRELANHERPRLAHDMTAQRQWMIERMLVLADEDVELADSAYDAYFAARCDVTHYPDSVAALERLAARVPLAAVSNGNACLDTIGLMHLFRFQLGAREHGAAKPDASIFHAACERLGLPREQVLHVGDDPYMDVIGARRAGLRACWINRSDDHGRSQPWPDARPRPDLEFPTLAALADWLDAAHAKESIRP, encoded by the coding sequence GTGAGCTTTCCCGTCCGCGCCATCACCCTCGACCTTGACGACACGATCTGGCCGATCGCGCCGGCCATCGTGGGCGCGGAGGCTGCACTTGAGGCGTGGATGGCGGCAAACGCACCGCGCGCCGCACGGATGTGGCCGCCCAGAGAGCGCCAGCGGCTGCGTGAACTGGCCAACCACGAGCGTCCGCGGCTCGCCCACGACATGACCGCGCAACGCCAGTGGATGATCGAGCGCATGCTGGTGCTCGCCGACGAGGACGTCGAGTTGGCCGATTCGGCCTATGACGCCTACTTCGCCGCGCGCTGCGATGTGACGCACTACCCCGACAGCGTCGCCGCGCTGGAGCGCCTGGCGGCGCGGGTGCCGCTGGCCGCCGTCAGCAACGGCAACGCCTGCCTGGACACGATCGGCCTGATGCACCTGTTCCGGTTCCAGCTCGGCGCGCGCGAACACGGGGCCGCCAAGCCGGACGCGAGCATATTCCACGCCGCCTGCGAGCGCCTCGGCCTGCCCCGCGAGCAGGTCCTGCACGTCGGCGACGATCCTTACATGGACGTGATCGGCGCGCGCCGGGCCGGCCTGCGTGCCTGCTGGATCAACCGTTCCGACGATCACGGCCGGTCCCAGCCGTGGCCCGATGCGCGGCCGCGTCCCGACCTCGAATTTCCCACACTTGCCGCGTTGGCCGACTGGCTCGACGCGGCGCACGCCAAGGAGTCGATCCGTCCATGA
- a CDS encoding cytochrome b: protein MNSRPPAHFNLLARVLHWSMAVLILTMLFVGVTMVASLTLRPMLIELHRPIGIAILLLALLRLGNRLTHRPPPLPADLPAIQKSAARASHWVLYALMLSMPLIGWGMLSAGGYPIVMFGSVSLPAILPHSPTLFALLRGAHGLLAYLLFATVLLHLSAALYHAWVRRDGVFASMARGPGRDANR from the coding sequence ATGAACTCCCGCCCGCCTGCGCATTTCAACCTGCTGGCGCGTGTGCTGCACTGGAGCATGGCGGTGCTGATCCTGACCATGCTGTTTGTCGGCGTCACCATGGTCGCCTCCCTGACCCTGCGCCCGATGCTGATCGAGCTGCACCGGCCGATCGGCATTGCCATCCTGCTCTTGGCACTGCTGCGGCTGGGCAACCGCCTGACCCACCGTCCGCCGCCGCTGCCCGCCGACCTGCCCGCCATCCAGAAGTCCGCCGCCCGCGCCTCGCACTGGGTGCTGTACGCGCTGATGCTGTCGATGCCGCTGATCGGCTGGGGAATGCTCTCGGCGGGCGGCTATCCCATCGTGATGTTCGGCAGCGTCAGCCTACCGGCCATCCTGCCGCATTCGCCGACACTGTTCGCCCTGCTCCGCGGCGCCCACGGGCTGCTGGCCTACCTCCTGTTCGCCACCGTGTTGCTGCACCTGTCGGCGGCGCTGTACCACGCATGGGTGCGGCGCGACGGTGTGTTCGCCAGCATGGCGCGCGGCCCGGGTCGCGACGCGAACCGATAA
- a CDS encoding ABC transporter permease → MKYLWLVWAQLRRSKTRTLLTLLSVVAAFLLFGMLDSVRVAFNSGGSVDGANRLIVASRLSITQTLPIRLLRQIEGVPGVRNATYSMWFGGIYRDPMNFFPNFSVADNYFDVYTDFEIPADRLQAWQANQTGAVVGEALAQKFDWKIGDTIPLQATIFPRSGSNDWPLQLEAIYRSRDRDNVGAEQQLLMHWKYFDEANDYIKNQVSFFTVQLADPDQASRVAQAIDALSANSDHETKSQTESAFQQSFAKQFADIGLIVTAIMGAVFFTLLLLTGNTMAQAVRERVPELATLKTLGFHDSTMLGLVMAESVLLVMIGGLTGLTLAAVAMPGISAASGGILGLPQVPAQTWLVGIGLMVAIGVVVGLLPALRAKRLKIVDALAGR, encoded by the coding sequence ATGAAATACCTCTGGCTGGTCTGGGCCCAGTTGCGGCGGAGCAAGACCCGCACGCTGCTGACCCTGCTGTCGGTGGTCGCCGCCTTCCTGCTGTTCGGCATGCTCGACTCGGTCCGGGTGGCATTCAACTCCGGCGGCAGCGTGGACGGGGCCAACCGGCTCATTGTCGCTTCGCGCCTGTCGATCACCCAGACCCTGCCCATCCGCCTCCTGCGCCAGATCGAGGGCGTGCCGGGCGTGCGCAACGCGACTTACTCCATGTGGTTTGGCGGCATCTACCGGGATCCGATGAACTTCTTCCCCAACTTCTCGGTGGCCGACAACTACTTTGACGTCTACACCGATTTCGAGATTCCGGCCGACCGGTTGCAGGCGTGGCAGGCCAACCAGACCGGCGCCGTGGTGGGCGAGGCACTGGCACAGAAGTTCGACTGGAAGATCGGCGACACCATCCCGCTGCAGGCGACCATCTTCCCGCGCAGCGGCAGCAACGACTGGCCGCTGCAGCTGGAGGCGATCTACCGCTCGCGCGACCGCGACAACGTCGGCGCCGAGCAGCAGCTGCTGATGCACTGGAAGTACTTCGACGAGGCCAACGACTACATCAAGAACCAGGTCAGCTTCTTCACCGTGCAGCTGGCCGACCCCGACCAGGCCTCGCGCGTGGCGCAGGCGATCGACGCGCTCTCGGCCAACTCCGACCACGAGACCAAGAGCCAGACCGAGTCGGCGTTCCAGCAGTCGTTTGCCAAGCAGTTCGCCGACATCGGCCTGATCGTCACCGCGATCATGGGCGCGGTGTTCTTCACCCTGCTGCTGCTTACCGGCAACACCATGGCCCAGGCGGTGCGCGAGCGGGTGCCCGAATTGGCAACGTTGAAGACGCTGGGCTTCCACGACTCGACCATGCTCGGGCTGGTGATGGCCGAGTCGGTGCTGCTGGTGATGATCGGCGGGCTGACCGGGCTCACGCTGGCCGCGGTGGCGATGCCGGGGATCTCCGCCGCCAGCGGCGGCATCCTCGGCCTGCCGCAGGTGCCGGCGCAGACGTGGCTGGTCGGCATCGGCCTGATGGTCGCCATCGGGGTGGTGGTCGGGCTGCTGCCGGCGCTGCGGGCCAAACGCCTGAAGATCGTCGACGCGCTGGCCGGGAGATGA
- a CDS encoding ABC transporter ATP-binding protein gives MKTLVSIRELTKTYQRGPEKIEVLHGIDLDIAEGDFVALMGPSGSGKTTLLNLIGGLDTPSGGEISIEGERIDRMSAGQLATWRSRHVGFVFQFYNLMPMLTAQKNVELPLLLTTLKAAQRKRNAGIALQLVGLADRTSHKPNELSGGQQQRVAIARAIVSDPTFLICDEPTGDLDRHSAEEILTLLQSLNRDHGKTIIMVTHDPKAAEYASHTIHLDKGELVGAPELAH, from the coding sequence ATGAAGACCCTGGTCAGCATCCGCGAGCTCACCAAGACCTACCAGCGCGGGCCGGAGAAGATCGAGGTGCTGCACGGCATCGACCTGGACATCGCCGAGGGCGATTTCGTGGCCCTGATGGGCCCCTCGGGTTCGGGCAAGACTACCCTGCTGAACCTGATCGGTGGCCTGGACACCCCCAGCGGGGGCGAGATCTCCATCGAAGGGGAGCGTATCGACCGCATGAGTGCAGGGCAGCTGGCCACCTGGCGCAGCCGGCATGTGGGCTTCGTGTTCCAGTTCTACAACCTGATGCCGATGCTGACCGCGCAGAAGAACGTCGAGCTGCCACTGCTGCTGACCACGCTCAAGGCCGCCCAGCGCAAGCGCAATGCCGGCATCGCCCTGCAGCTGGTCGGCCTGGCGGACCGCACCTCGCACAAGCCCAACGAGCTTTCCGGCGGCCAGCAGCAACGCGTCGCCATCGCACGGGCGATCGTGTCCGACCCGACCTTCCTGATCTGCGACGAGCCCACCGGCGACCTGGACCGTCATTCCGCCGAGGAGATCCTGACCCTGCTGCAGTCGCTCAACCGCGACCACGGCAAGACCATCATCATGGTCACCCACGACCCCAAGGCGGCCGAATACGCCAGTCACACCATCCACCTCGACAAGGGCGAGCTGGTGGGCGCGCCCGAGCTGGCGCACTGA
- a CDS encoding catalase family peroxidase, which produces MTSQMPTPDGRPPRRSLLPLAAIGLIALGGAAAFAWAAGWIGSSGRLTSQRFVDTIEATGADHPGFRRAHSKGVCVSGSFQGTAEGVALSSARAFSQAAVPVLGRMSIGGGDPHGADAAARVRSMALLIRTDDGQQWRMAMNSFPFFGAPTLEAFLEQTRAGIPDPATGKPDPAKMAAFLARYPQARRFQAWAESARWSDSWANTAYNGVHTFHFINTNGERQPVRWSMRPQAPFVEMDKAKREQASADYLAEELDRRLATGPLRWDMVVTLPDAGDALDDPSQPWPETRRQVTVGTLSFEQAQPQATGPCRDVNFDPLILPTGIAASDDPILAARSGVYAQSFFRREREIASGKASDATDQEASP; this is translated from the coding sequence ATGACCTCACAGATGCCCACGCCCGACGGGCGCCCGCCGCGACGTTCCTTGCTCCCGCTTGCCGCGATCGGCCTGATCGCCCTGGGTGGGGCCGCGGCGTTTGCCTGGGCCGCGGGCTGGATCGGCAGCAGCGGGCGCCTCACCTCGCAGCGATTCGTTGACACCATCGAAGCCACCGGCGCCGACCACCCCGGTTTCCGGCGCGCGCACAGCAAGGGCGTTTGTGTCAGTGGCAGTTTTCAGGGCACGGCCGAAGGCGTCGCCCTGTCGAGTGCGAGGGCGTTCTCGCAGGCCGCCGTGCCAGTCTTGGGACGGATGTCTATTGGCGGCGGGGATCCGCATGGCGCCGATGCCGCCGCCCGGGTGCGGAGCATGGCCTTGCTCATCCGCACCGACGATGGCCAACAGTGGCGCATGGCGATGAACAGTTTTCCGTTCTTCGGCGCGCCCACCCTGGAGGCCTTCCTGGAGCAGACCCGCGCCGGGATCCCGGACCCGGCGACCGGCAAGCCCGACCCGGCGAAAATGGCCGCGTTCCTGGCCAGGTACCCGCAGGCACGTCGCTTCCAGGCCTGGGCCGAATCGGCGCGCTGGTCGGACAGCTGGGCCAATACCGCCTACAACGGCGTCCACACTTTCCACTTCATCAACACTAACGGCGAGCGCCAGCCGGTGCGCTGGTCGATGCGGCCACAGGCGCCTTTCGTGGAGATGGACAAGGCCAAGCGCGAGCAGGCCTCCGCCGACTACCTCGCCGAGGAGCTCGACCGCCGCCTGGCCACGGGCCCCCTGCGATGGGACATGGTGGTGACATTGCCCGATGCCGGCGATGCGCTGGACGACCCGTCGCAACCGTGGCCGGAAACGCGCCGTCAGGTCACCGTCGGCACGCTCAGCTTTGAGCAGGCGCAGCCGCAGGCCACGGGCCCGTGCCGCGACGTGAACTTCGATCCGCTGATCCTGCCCACCGGCATCGCGGCATCGGATGACCCGATCCTGGCCGCGCGCTCGGGCGTGTACGCGCAATCCTTCTTCCGCCGTGAGCGCGAGATCGCCAGCGGCAAGGCCTCCGATGCCACGGACCAGGAGGCGTCGCCATGA
- a CDS encoding winged helix-turn-helix domain-containing protein: MKALDRLDSAFEHRARLAIGVLLARHDEISFARFKQSLSLTDGNLGAQLRKLEDTGYVALRRDFVERKPVTWYRLTEAGRNALDSHLGALQSMIATATG, translated from the coding sequence ATGAAAGCGCTGGACCGCCTCGACAGCGCGTTTGAACATCGCGCGCGGCTGGCGATCGGCGTCCTGCTGGCACGTCATGACGAGATCAGCTTCGCGCGTTTCAAGCAGAGTCTGTCACTCACCGACGGCAATCTGGGAGCGCAACTGCGGAAACTCGAGGACACCGGCTACGTGGCGCTGCGGCGCGACTTCGTCGAACGCAAGCCGGTCACCTGGTACCGCCTCACCGAGGCCGGACGCAACGCCCTCGACAGTCACCTGGGTGCGCTGCAGTCTATGATCGCGACCGCGACGGGTTAG
- a CDS encoding leucyl aminopeptidase family protein — protein sequence MSLPSGFTDATTDALPLHIVSPDRLEQWRATQLPAHGKWLDAQAFDASPGSVALLSAGDGSIAGAVIGVADRADAYCYAHAPFALPAGTVWKPAQDSDPVEATNLQLGWGLGSYRFARYRKPRRAPAELAAAPSQEVRDVIAACLRVRDWVTTPTEDMGPQQLEDAARELADSHGATLEVIAGDALLEQNFPTIHAVGRSSHRVPRLIALRWGKPGHPHLALVGKGVCFDTGGLDMKAPDGMRNMKKDMGGAAHALALAGLVMAQALPVQLTVLVAAVENAVGPDSFRPGDVITTRKGITVEVDNTDAEGRLVLCDALAYACEQGPDTIIDFATLTGAARVALGPDLPALFANDDTLARQWLDAGEATRDPVWRMPLWRPYLRYLDSSIADIANAGSRMAGSVTAALYLERFISEGQKWAHLDVYAWNDKDRPGRPAGGEALALRSAWTMLKQRYGH from the coding sequence ATGAGTCTGCCGTCTGGCTTTACCGATGCCACCACCGATGCCCTGCCCCTGCACATCGTCAGCCCCGACCGGCTGGAGCAGTGGCGCGCGACCCAATTACCGGCGCATGGCAAATGGCTGGACGCGCAGGCGTTCGATGCCAGCCCGGGGTCGGTGGCGTTGCTGTCGGCGGGCGATGGCAGCATTGCGGGTGCGGTGATCGGCGTGGCGGACCGCGCCGACGCCTATTGCTACGCACATGCGCCTTTTGCGCTGCCCGCCGGCACGGTCTGGAAGCCCGCCCAAGACTCGGACCCGGTGGAGGCGACCAACCTGCAACTGGGCTGGGGCCTGGGCAGTTACCGCTTCGCCCGCTACCGCAAGCCCAGGCGCGCACCGGCCGAGCTGGCGGCTGCTCCATCGCAGGAAGTGCGTGACGTCATCGCCGCGTGCCTGCGGGTGCGCGACTGGGTCACCACGCCCACCGAGGACATGGGTCCGCAGCAACTGGAGGATGCCGCGCGCGAGCTCGCCGACAGCCACGGCGCGACGCTGGAAGTGATCGCCGGCGACGCCCTGCTGGAGCAGAACTTTCCCACCATCCACGCCGTGGGCCGCTCATCCCATCGGGTTCCCCGTTTGATCGCCCTGCGCTGGGGCAAGCCCGGGCATCCTCACCTGGCCCTGGTCGGCAAGGGCGTGTGCTTCGACACCGGCGGGTTGGACATGAAGGCCCCTGATGGCATGCGCAACATGAAGAAGGATATGGGCGGCGCCGCTCACGCCCTGGCCCTGGCCGGGCTGGTCATGGCGCAGGCCCTGCCGGTTCAGCTGACGGTGCTGGTGGCGGCGGTGGAAAACGCGGTCGGCCCGGATTCCTTCCGCCCCGGCGACGTCATCACGACGCGCAAGGGCATCACGGTGGAGGTCGACAACACCGACGCCGAAGGGCGGCTGGTGCTCTGCGACGCGCTGGCCTACGCCTGCGAGCAGGGCCCCGACACCATCATCGATTTCGCCACCCTCACCGGCGCCGCCCGCGTGGCGCTTGGGCCGGACCTGCCGGCGCTGTTCGCCAACGACGACACCCTGGCGCGGCAGTGGCTCGATGCCGGCGAAGCGACCCGCGATCCGGTCTGGCGCATGCCGCTGTGGCGACCCTACCTGCGCTACCTGGACAGCAGCATCGCCGACATCGCCAATGCCGGTTCGCGCATGGCCGGCTCGGTGACAGCTGCGTTGTATCTGGAGCGCTTCATCAGCGAGGGCCAGAAGTGGGCCCACCTGGATGTCTACGCGTGGAACGACAAGGACCGCCCGGGACGCCCGGCCGGCGGCGAGGCGCTGGCGCTGCGCTCGGCGTGGACGATGCTCAAGCAACGCTACGGGCACTGA
- a CDS encoding phage holin family protein, whose translation MADELREALRQIGQTGQASLSAAGDTAKALRALVAADVSLARSALGRTLAMSGVAIVCGATAWLFLMGALVVFLNGATVLTWTAALLIPAALSLVAAGIATWAAVHYFGFTRLDATRRQLARLGVGELSDVMPSPDSAECARDAESANDEKQRALKQAQRVSTGQAGP comes from the coding sequence GTGGCCGATGAGCTGCGGGAGGCCTTGCGCCAGATCGGCCAGACCGGTCAGGCCAGCCTCTCCGCAGCAGGGGATACGGCCAAGGCATTGCGTGCACTGGTGGCGGCGGATGTGTCGCTCGCGCGCAGTGCCTTGGGTCGAACCCTGGCGATGAGCGGGGTGGCCATCGTTTGCGGGGCCACCGCGTGGCTGTTCCTGATGGGCGCCCTGGTGGTGTTCCTCAACGGTGCCACGGTGCTGACCTGGACTGCAGCACTGCTCATTCCGGCGGCACTGAGCCTGGTGGCTGCCGGCATTGCCACATGGGCCGCGGTGCATTACTTCGGCTTTACCCGCCTGGACGCAACCCGGCGCCAACTTGCCAGGCTCGGGGTCGGCGAGCTTTCGGACGTGATGCCGTCCCCGGATTCCGCCGAGTGCGCGCGCGATGCGGAGTCCGCGAATGACGAGAAGCAACGTGCGCTGAAGCAGGCACAACGCGTATCGACCGGGCAGGCAGGTCCGTGA
- a CDS encoding AI-2E family transporter: MAAGPADPGSPSAQGDPSLPLPATVDVGASALAGDEDPPLSAVRPRASHALNLLATLAVGYTLWLAQGVVLPILLGMFFALIGNPIIRGLRRLHVPRVLGATIVLLGGLAATVALGYQLAQPAAEWARQVPKELGRLAPKLREMSKPVHAASEAAESIARATESGDGKKVDVVRTEVNDPYKSLTATPMMLTSLLAVILLTFFFMVYGENLQRNAISLLPSRQQKRVTVEIMQSIEREISRYVLTISAINLILGLALAGSFYLLGVPLAEALLWGTMAAVLNFAPYVGPLIGIIIMLLMGFVAFDEAWMSLVPAGIYLALHTLEGQILTPVILGRQMRLSPLVLIMALMAFGSLWGIIGLLLAVPLLVCVKISLSRIEGLEGWARLLE, encoded by the coding sequence ATGGCCGCAGGGCCTGCGGATCCGGGCTCGCCTTCCGCGCAGGGTGACCCGTCCTTACCGCTCCCTGCCACGGTGGATGTTGGCGCGTCGGCATTGGCCGGCGATGAGGATCCGCCGCTTTCAGCCGTACGACCACGAGCGTCACACGCGCTCAATCTGCTCGCCACGCTGGCGGTCGGCTATACCCTCTGGCTCGCTCAGGGGGTGGTGCTTCCGATTCTGCTGGGGATGTTCTTCGCCCTGATCGGCAACCCCATCATCCGCGGGCTGCGACGATTGCACGTTCCACGCGTGCTCGGCGCAACCATCGTTTTGCTTGGCGGGCTGGCGGCCACGGTCGCGCTGGGCTACCAACTGGCCCAGCCTGCCGCCGAATGGGCCCGCCAGGTGCCCAAGGAGCTCGGGCGGCTGGCGCCGAAATTGCGCGAGATGAGCAAGCCGGTCCACGCCGCCAGCGAAGCGGCGGAGAGCATCGCCCGCGCCACCGAGTCGGGGGATGGCAAGAAAGTCGATGTCGTCCGCACCGAGGTCAACGACCCCTACAAATCGCTGACGGCCACCCCCATGATGCTCACGTCCCTGCTGGCAGTGATCCTGCTGACCTTCTTCTTCATGGTCTATGGCGAAAACCTGCAACGCAATGCGATATCGCTGCTGCCGAGCCGCCAGCAAAAGCGCGTCACCGTGGAGATCATGCAATCCATCGAGCGCGAGATATCGCGCTATGTGCTCACGATCAGCGCGATCAACCTGATCCTCGGCCTGGCGCTGGCGGGATCGTTCTACCTGCTCGGCGTCCCGTTGGCCGAAGCACTGCTGTGGGGCACCATGGCCGCGGTGCTCAACTTCGCCCCCTACGTCGGGCCGCTGATCGGCATCATCATCATGTTGCTGATGGGGTTCGTGGCCTTTGACGAGGCCTGGATGTCGCTGGTGCCCGCTGGTATCTACCTGGCCCTGCACACACTCGAGGGCCAGATCCTGACGCCGGTCATTCTGGGCCGGCAGATGCGCTTGTCGCCGCTGGTGCTGATCATGGCGCTGATGGCGTTCGGCTCGCTGTGGGGCATCATCGGACTGCTGCTGGCGGTGCCATTGCTGGTCTGCGTCAAAATCAGCCTGTCGCGGATCGAGGGCCTGGAAGGCTGGGCGCGCCTGCTGGAGTGA